A segment of the Nostoc sp. TCL26-01 genome:
TACACCTCTAGCAGCAATTTTGATCGGTTTTATCACAGCTGTTGTTTGCTTCTATGCTGTTAGTTTCAAACATAAGCTGAATATCGATGATGCTTTAGATACCTACCCTGTTCATGGTGTTGGTGGAACAGTAGGGGCAATTCTCACAGCTGTTTTTGCTACCGTGGAAGTTAACTCAGCAGGTAAAGATGGTGTATTGCGGGGTAACTTTGGAGAGTTAGGTGTGGAACTAGCAGCAATTCTCGTTGCCTATGTGATTGCGGCTGTTGGCACTTGGATTATTCTCAAGGTAATTGATGCTACTGTGGGCTTGCGGGTAAAAGAAGAAGCGGAATATCAAGGTCTAGATATTAACGAACACGGGGAAGAAGGTTACAATTCTGAGTTTAGCGATCGCATTGTGCCGTAATAATTCCGTAAACTAGTGCCATTCTTCCGTGAGCGATTTACAATTTGAGTCAAATCATTGGTAGATGTCGCTAGTTGTGTCCACTTCTGCAAAACGCTTTCCTATCTGGGCTTTTTTCTCACTGGTATCCAACGGACTACTGATGGTAGCAGTCATCCTGCTAATTTGGCAACAGCAGAAATTGTCCGCCTTTTTTCGTCATACTCCTCCCCCAGTACCAGTGAGTCAAGCTCAAGCTGTTGCACCAGAGTTAGGCCCTCGTCACCAACTCACTTATCAACAATGGGTGGATATTCTCAAACAAGAAGCCAAAGTGGCAACGGAGAAACGTCCCCAGCATTTAACTATACTGGTGGGAGATTCTTTAAGTCTGTGGTTTCCGGTTGAGTTATTACCTGAAGATAAAAATTGGCTCAATCAAGCAATTTCCGGCGAAACCAGCAATGGATTGCGACAGAGGTTGAATCTGTTTGATAATACTCAACCAGAGGCAATTTTTTTAATGATTGGGATTAATGACCTGATTCGTGGTGTGGGTGATGAGGTAATTTTAGATAATCAGCAACAGATGATGAATTATTTACGAAAAACCCATCCCCAAGCCAAAATTTTTGTCCAGTCAATTTTGCCCCACGGAGGAGAGGAGGCAACTTGGGAAGGACGAGAAAAACTATTAGCTATTCCCAATAGTCGCATCCGACAATTAAATCAGCAAATTCAAAATATCGCTACTAAAGAAGGTGTAAGATATCTCGATTTATATTCTTTATTTACTAATCAAAAAGGTAATCTTCGTCAGGAATTCACCACCGATGGCTTGCATTTAAGTCCGGCTGGATATTTAGTTTGGCGCACTGCGTTAAAATTGTCTCAGTAAGGTGAGTGAGAGAGTGAGAGAGTGCTGAGTGCTGAGTGCTGAGTGAGGGAGTATTGACGAATGACTAATGACTAATGACCAATGACTAATGCCTGTTACCTGTCACCTGTTCCCTATTCCCTATTACCGCAATTAGCTGAGGGGAAGTTATGATAACTCATGTATGTTCTGCTTGCGGCTACGAATATGATCCAGAAGTAGGTGACCCGGATAGCGGTATACCTCCAGGAACGGTTTTTGAAGATATACCAGAAGATTGGGTATGCCCAGTTTGCGGGGCGACAAAAGATTTATTTGAACCAGCAGATTAAACGTACTAGCCTAGAGATTAGGTGATGTAAAAGAGAAAGATCGAAAATTGCTACCTTTAAAAATTGTTGTAATCGGTGGTGGGGCGGCGGGATTCTTTGGGGCGATCGCTTGTGCTAGACTCAACCCTGAAGCTGAGGTGACGTTAATTGAAGCTAGTCATCAACTACTAGGGAAGGTTCGCATCTCTGGTGGTGGGCGCTGTAATGTGACTCATGCTTGCTTTGATGCTAATGAGTTAGTCCAAAATTACCCTAGAGGTGGTAAAGCTTTACGGGGTGCTTTCAGTCGCTTTCAAGCTCAAGATACTGTAGCTTGGTTTGCAGCCCAAGGAGTACTACTGAAAACTGAAGCTGATGGGCGGATGTTTCCCACTACAGACAACTCTGAAACTATTGTCAATTGTTTGATGGATGCAGCCCAAGCGGCGGCGGTGGAGATTTGGACGAAAGCACCTGTTGTCTCAGTTAAACATTCCCCAAATCATCAGTTTGAGATTGTTTTGAAGTCGGGAGAGGTGAAAAAATGCGATCGCCTACTCCTAGCTACAGGTAGTAGTCTTGTAGGGTATAAACTTGCCCAAGCGTTAGGACATCACATTGAACCGCCAGTGCCATCACTATTTACATTTAATATTGTGGAAGCGAAGTTACGCGCATTAGCTGGTATTAGTGTCAACCCTGTGCGTTTACGATTGTATAGTGGAGAAAAATCTTCACTAGAACAAATAGGGCCATTGTTAATTACTCATTGGGGTTTGAGTGGCCCGGCTGTACTCAAGCTTTCGGCCTGGGGTGCAAGACTCCTGCATGATCAACATTATCAAGCCACTTTATTAATTAATTGGTTGCCTGATCTCTCCCCAGAAGAGGTTAAGCAAAAAATCTTAGGGGTGAAAAATGAATGGGGAAAACGAGCGATCGCCCTTCATCGTGGCGTTGATTTACCTCATCGTCTGTGGCAGTATATCATCAATCGTGCAGGTATTAACCCAGATGACCGTTGGGCAGGACTGTCGAATAAGACTCTCAATCTGCTTATACAAGAACTAACTCAAGGAAAATACGCAGTTAACGGTAAAGGCGTATTTAAAGAGGAGTTTGTCACTTGTGGTGGTGTCAATCTCAAAGAAGTAAATTTCCCCACAATGGAAAGTAAGCTAGTTCCCGGACTTTACTTCGCTGGCGAAATTTTGGATATTGACGGTGTAACCGGTGGCTTTAACTTCCAGAGTGCGTGGACAACAGCTTATCTAGCTGGTACGGCGATGGGGAGTTAGAGGGAGTGGGGGATGAGGGGATGGGGAGATGGGGGGAAAGAACCTATACAAGTATTTTCCCCTTGTCCCCTTGTCCCCCTATTCCCCTATCCCGTGTCACCTGTCACCTATCCCCTGTCTCCTATTAGCATAAATTCCTACAAAACCCCTGATAGCTTAAAGGTAAGTATAAATTCTGTTGATGAGATTTAAGTAAGTCAAAAACATGATGTCTCTAACCTTTAATTTGCAATGCTTTGGGATGTGGCGATCGCTATTTTCTTCTTGTGCTGTTAATATCAGGCTAAATTCAGGCAAGTATAGTTACTCAAGTAATTTCTCTGAAGTATTTATAGATTTAGTTATTAAAAGATACCTGTACTTAAGCAGTTTTGCTATCATACCCAATTGCATAAAAGCAATATGTATACAACAACAAGCAATACGGATAGTATTCTCTAGAAATATGTATACTTAGTGAAGTTATTGTGAAGTTGATTTAAGCTTGTTTGATAAATTTGTATCCTGCATGGTTTATGGCTAATAGTTCGCAAAAATCACAGGATTTTTCAAAGTAAGATCCTTTAAACAATGTAAAAGTTTTGTAAAGTGTTGAATGATTCGGTGACTTTTGCGCATAGAGATACTACTATGTAGCTGTGTGCTTAAGTAATATAGTTCAATAGAATACAAGTACT
Coding sequences within it:
- a CDS encoding NAD(P)/FAD-dependent oxidoreductase, with protein sequence MLPLKIVVIGGGAAGFFGAIACARLNPEAEVTLIEASHQLLGKVRISGGGRCNVTHACFDANELVQNYPRGGKALRGAFSRFQAQDTVAWFAAQGVLLKTEADGRMFPTTDNSETIVNCLMDAAQAAAVEIWTKAPVVSVKHSPNHQFEIVLKSGEVKKCDRLLLATGSSLVGYKLAQALGHHIEPPVPSLFTFNIVEAKLRALAGISVNPVRLRLYSGEKSSLEQIGPLLITHWGLSGPAVLKLSAWGARLLHDQHYQATLLINWLPDLSPEEVKQKILGVKNEWGKRAIALHRGVDLPHRLWQYIINRAGINPDDRWAGLSNKTLNLLIQELTQGKYAVNGKGVFKEEFVTCGGVNLKEVNFPTMESKLVPGLYFAGEILDIDGVTGGFNFQSAWTTAYLAGTAMGS
- the rd gene encoding rubredoxin, producing MITHVCSACGYEYDPEVGDPDSGIPPGTVFEDIPEDWVCPVCGATKDLFEPAD
- a CDS encoding SGNH/GDSL hydrolase family protein, with the translated sequence MVAVILLIWQQQKLSAFFRHTPPPVPVSQAQAVAPELGPRHQLTYQQWVDILKQEAKVATEKRPQHLTILVGDSLSLWFPVELLPEDKNWLNQAISGETSNGLRQRLNLFDNTQPEAIFLMIGINDLIRGVGDEVILDNQQQMMNYLRKTHPQAKIFVQSILPHGGEEATWEGREKLLAIPNSRIRQLNQQIQNIATKEGVRYLDLYSLFTNQKGNLRQEFTTDGLHLSPAGYLVWRTALKLSQ